In Aegilops tauschii subsp. strangulata cultivar AL8/78 chromosome 3, Aet v6.0, whole genome shotgun sequence, one genomic interval encodes:
- the LOC109738260 gene encoding histone H3.3-like has protein sequence MARTKCTTHKSTGGKAPTKHLRAFYAAARKTALATGGAKKPRRYRPRTIALRDIRKYQKGTEMLIRKLPFQRLMREIAQVFKIDLRFQSHAVLALQEAAETYLVGLFEDTNLCAVHAKRVTIMSKDVHLARRIRGERL, from the exons ATGGCTCGAACCAAGTGTACAACTCATAAGTCCACCGGAGGAAAGGCTCCCACGAAGCACCTTAGGGCTTTCTAT GCAGCCGCTCGTAAAACAGCTCTAGCAACTGGAGGAGCGAAGAAGCCCCGCAGATATCGTCCTAGAACTATTGCTCTTCG TGACATTCGCAAGTATCAGAAGGGTACCGAGATGCTGATAAGGAAACTACCTTTTCAGAGGCTCATGAGAGAGATTGCCCAAGTTTTCAAG ATTGATCTACGCTTCCAGAGCCATGCAGTGCTTGCTTTACAGGAGGCGGCAGAAACATACCTCGTGGGACTGTTTGAGGACACCAATCTTTGTGCCGTCCATGCGAAGCGTGTGACCATAATGTCCAAAGATGTTCATTTGGCTAGAAGGATCCGTGGTGAGAGGCTGTAA